TCACGCAGGATTTCCTCGGTGTGCTCACCCAGAAGCGGCGAACGGGTAACATCCGTTGGACTGTCGGAAAGCTTGATCGGATTACCGACTGACAGGTAATTACCCCGAACCGGATGTTCGACCTCGACGATCGTACCCGTCGCACGCAGCGATTGATCTTCGGCAATTTCCTTCATGGAAAGGATCGGGCCGCAGGGAATGTCCCTATCATTGAGAAGGGCCATCACCTCGAACTTGTCCTTCGTCATGGTCCATTCCTCGATGCGGGCAAAAATTGCATTGAGGCGTGGCAGCCGGGCACCGGGCTTGGCATAGTCAGGATGGGTTTTCCACTCAGGCTCGCCGATCACATCGCAGATCGCCTCCCAGACGGGTGCCTGTGTGATGAAGTAGATATAGGCGTTGGGATCAGTCTCCCAGCCCTTGCATTTCAAGATACGGCCCGGCTGGCCGCCACCGGAATCATTACCCGCGCGCGGTACGCTTTCGCCAAATTCAATACCTTCGCCAAACTGGCTGTATTCATTCAGCGGTCCATGGGCAAGGCGCTGCTGATCGCGCAATTTGACCCGGCACAGATTGAGCACGCCATCCTGCATGGCCGCCGAGACTTTCTGGCCACGTCCGGTTTTTGTGCGCTGGAAGAGCGCGGTTACGATGCCAAGACAAAGATGCAGCCCTGTGCCGGAATCGCCGATCTGAGCACCGGTCACGAGGGGCAATCCATCGCGAAAGCCTGTTGTTGAAGCCGCACCACCGGTACATTGCGCAACATTTTCGTACACCTTGCAATCCTGATAGGGTCCCGGACCGAAGCCCTTGATCGAGGCGACGATCATTGCCGGATTAAGTTCCTGAACGCGCTCCCACGTGAAACCCATGCGATCAAGCGCGCCGGGAGCAAAGTTTTCCACCAGCACATCGCAATTCCTGATCAGCTCTTCCAGAACCGTCTTGCCACTTTCATTCTTCGTATCAAGTGTAATCGAACGCTTGTTGTGATTGAGCATGGTGAAATACAGGCTGTCAGCATCGGGAACATCGCGAAGCTGGCCGCGGGTAATATCCCCGACGCCGGGACGCTCGACCTTGATGACATCGGCACCAAACCAGGCAAGAAGCTGTGTGCATGTTGGTCCAGACTGGACGTGGGTGAAGTCTAGGATGCGAACACCCTCCAAAGCTTTTGTCATAGTTCCTTCCCTTCTTCAGTACAGATTGTTCTGCTTATGTCGATTTGAACCGGCGGCCTTGGGCAGCCGCCGGTTGTTATCGTTATTTGTACATTGTCTGGTTCTTGGTTCCCGGCGCGTATTCGTTCGGATCAACCCAGATATTGACGACAGCTGACCGGCCGGTCTTGGCAATGGCTTCACGAGCCCGCTGGAGAGCAGGCTGAATCTGCGAGGCGTCGCGAACCTCCTCGCCGTGGTTGCCGAGCATATGCGCGAATTTGGAGAATTCGACATCACCAAGCTTGTTGCCGACATTGCCGCGCTCTTCGCCATATTTGGCAACCTGACCATAACGGATCTGGTTCATCGAAGAGTTATTGCCGATAACTGCAAGATAGGGAGCGTGGAAACGATCACAGGTTTCCATATCGAATGCCGTCATCGAGAAGGCGCCGTCGCCGTAATAGCAAAGCACTTCCTTGCCTGGATGGGCGAGCTTTGCACCAAGCGCGAAGCCTGTCCCTACACCCAGCGAGCCAAGTGCGCCCGGATCCATCCACTGACCCGGATTGCGCGGACGTACTGCCTGAGCTGAGATCGTCACCACGTCCCCGCCGTCGCCGATGTAGATCGTGTCTTCGCCAAGGAACTCATTAAGCTCATAGGCTACGCGGTAAGGATGGATCGGGCTCTGATCCGATTTCAAAAGCGGCAGGACTTTCTCATAGGCAATCGCTTCCTGTTCCTCCAGCGTCTTCATCCATTGTTGACGTGCCTGACGTTTGCCCTTGTCGATACGACCGGAGGCAGCCTGCAGAACAGCCGAAAGAATAGCGCCGGGATGACCGACCAGACCGAGATTGATGTCGCGGTTCTTACCGACAGTGCGGTAATCCTGATCAATCTGCACCAGCGTCAAATCTTTGGAGATCCGCTTGCCATAACCCATGCGGAAATCGAATGGAGTCCCGATGACAACAATCACATCGGCGTTGCTGAAAGCAAAGCCACGCGTGCGGTCAAAGTGGTGAGGATCGCCGATTGGCAGTGTACCGCGGCTAGCACCGTTGAAATATCCGGGAATATCAAGGCCGCGCAACAGTTCCACCGCAGCGTCGGTGCTGCCCGATGTGAATACCTGCTGGCCGAACAGGATGGCCGGACGTTCGGCATTTACCAGCACATCGGCCAATCTCTCAATATCAGCCGGATCGCCAATTGAATATGTCGAGGCTCTGTATCTGCCCGGTTGCGGAATGACAGCCTTCTCAATAGGGATTTCACGGTCCAGTACATCGCGGGGAATTTCGAGGTAGGACGGCCCGGATGCGCCGGAAAAACATTCGCGCGCAGCCATGGAAATCATATCGGCAATGCGTTCTGTCGACGAGACACCGGCAGCGAATTTGGTAATGGGCGTCATCATGTCGACATGAGGCAGATCCTGCAGCGAGCCCATTTTATGCTGGCTAAGAGCGCCCTGCCCGCCAATGTGCAGTACGGGGCTTTCCGAACGGAACGCCGTTGCAATACCCGTAACCGCATTGGTGCAGCCCGGACCGGCTGTTGTAACAACGCAGCCAAGTTTGCCTGTCTGCCGGGCATAGCCATCGGCGGCATGGGCCGCGACCTGCTCATGACGCACGTCGATGATGCGGATGCCTTCGTCGATGCAGCCATCATAGATATCGATGATGTGGCCACCGCACAGCGTAAAGATGGTATCGACACCCTCGTTCTTCAGCGCCTTCGCCACCAGATGCCCACCAGATACCACGCTCCCGTCGCGCACCTTCCGCTTTAATGTATCTTCAGCCGTTGATGTGGCTTTCTCTACTTTCGTGACGATAGTCATTGACGTCTTTCCTCCTATTGAACCTTGCCGTCTTTTATCGTTGGCACCCGTTTGCCTGACCGATGTCGAATACAAAGGCGGGATGCAGAACCGCCGTGCCTGCGAAGTGCAGGTCAGGGCAGGAGCCTGTTGGCTCAGCTACATCGAGATTTTGCATGCGATAACGCTCGCTGGTGTCGAGAGCCCCGCCTTCCACCCCGAAGGTGAAGCGGGGAGAGTCGAAGCCAAACCGGAATTCACAAGTTTGAGACGCTTGTTCGCCTGCGCATGGCGCTCAAAGTGCCTGTAAAAAAGTTCTGGCATAATAAATACCAAAAGTCAAACAACCAAAACCTATGAAAAATCAGCATTCCGGCGCAACCGTCCAAAACAAAAAAAATCGAAACTATTCCGCGTTTACCGCGTTCTATATGGGTGCAATGCACAATTCTTCTTGTGTGCGCTGCACAACCTATGCAAAAATGGGATGCTGATATGCGCCAGCAGAGATTGTGAACTGGGATATGGTATGCCAGATAAGCGCCAACATTAACCGAGAACAGGAGTGTCAACCATGCCGGCACGCGCAGAAATTGCTTCAGTAGCCACCCGTACAGCCCCTCGCGGCCTTATCGAGACGATTCTGGCCTTCCTTGACCGGGTTGCCGAGACCAACGCTCGTAACAAAAATTACGAACCTTTCGGTCTTTAACACCCAAGACTATCGGTTCATCTCATTCAAGCGGCTGCCGGATTCCCCTCCGGCGGCCGCTTAACATTTTGAAGTCATGAGGTTTTTTGTAAACTTACATATCAGATTAGCTTGGGTCTTGTCTTTTGGTATAACTGATACCAGTATGTCCCCTATCAGCGCATGGCATTTTAGCTAACAAAAAGCGTCAGAAAGGGAAGGAAATGACTCAAGCGGTGAAAGAGGGTTTCCAATCGCAACCGGTAAGCGATGGATTCAGATGGGGACAATTAGCGGTTGGCGTGGTCTGTATGGTCATGATTGCCAACCTCCAATATGGTTGGACATTCTTCGTTCCTGAAATCACGAAACAGTTCGGTTGGGGGCGGAGCGAAATTCAATGGGCATTTACACTCTTCGTTCTCTTCGAAACGTGGCTCGTTCCGATTGAGGGCTGGTTCGTTGACAAATACGGACCGAAAATCGTCATCCTTTTTGGCGGCATATTGTGCGCTATCGGCTGGGTTATCAATTCCTACGCAGACACAATGTTTCTGTTCTGCATCGGACAGGCTGTTGCCGGTATTGGTGCAGGCGCGGTTTACGGAACCTGCGTCGGTAATGCACTGAAGTGGTTTCCTGATCGGCGCGGGCTTGCCTCAGGTATCACAGCAGCCGGTTTTGGTGCGGGGTCGGCACTGACTGTCTGGCCGATTCAGGCGACGATCGCAAATTACGGCTTCCAAAACGCTTTTCTCACCTTCGGATTGGGACAAGGCATCATTATTGTTCTGCTTTCCTTCTTCCTTTTTGCACCAAAGCCCGGTCAGGTGCCAGAGGCAACCAACAAGGGTCCCATCATCCAGAGTCGGCGTCAGTATTCGCCTTCTGAAGTGCTGAAGCACCCGATTTTCTGGCTCATGTACGTCATGTTCGTCGCAGTGGGCGCCGGTGGCCTCGTTGTAACGGCAAACCTTGCACCTATGGCCAAGGACTACGGCGTTGCCGATATTCCCATGTGGTTGGGCATACCGGCTCTCACGCTGGCGGCTACACTGGACCGTCTGCTCAATGGCGTGACACGACCATTCTGCGGCTGGGTGTCGGATAAAATCGGACGCGAGAACACTATGTTCATCGCCTTCGGTGTGGAAGCAATCGGCATCTATCTGCTCTATCTCTACGCCGGTAATCCGGTGATGTTCGTCATTCTGAGTGGTCTGGTGTTCTTTGCCTGGGGCGAGATATACTCTCTCTTCCCATCAACATGTACCGATACGTTCGGCTCTAAGTACGCTGCAACCAATGCCGGTCTGCTTTACACAGCCAAAGGTACAGCAGCGCTACTCGTGCCTTTCGGTACAGCTCTGGCTGCCAATGGCAACTGGAACTCGGTGTTCATCATCGGCGTCGTCCTGAATGCCGGGGCAGCGCTGGCGGCCTTGCTCATACTCAAGCCATGGCGCGCCGGCATTATTCGCAAAACGCAGGAGAGCGCCCTGCAGCCTGCCCAATAGTAAGCGACAACAGTCCGGGCTGGAAAACATCCAGCCCGGACATTCACTTCAAACTGCAGGACATGCCGGCATTGGCTTCAAACGCCCCGGCAACATCTATCTGCCCCGGTATCGCGATTGAAAGTCATCGACTCACTGCGGGCATATTGACCATCGGCCAAGGCCGAACAGCTAACAGCAGAAGAACAAGTCCATATCGAATGCGAACAGCCATGTGCAGCACGAGTAGGACTTGACAGCATTTTTATTGGAATACATTATACCAGAATAGCAGGCGCCACAGTTTACTCGCCGTGCCGCTGGTCATCCAAGCCACATCAACGCTGCCATCACGGGGAGTGCAGGCAGCAATTAGGGAGGAAGTCATGCTCGACAAAACCGTTGTCCGAAACGTACTGGAAACGGCGCGGGCCGAAGGCCGTCAGGCTCTCACCGCACCCGAAGGCAAACTTATTTGCGATGCTTACGGCATTGCGGTTCCGCAGGAGGGCGTTGCCGTTAGCGCCGGGGAAGCTGCCTCGCTCGCGTCAGGCATGGGTTATCCGGTGGTCATGAAAATCGTCTCCCCTGATATCCTGCACAAGACGGAAGCGGGTGGTGTCGTTGTCGGCGTCAAATCCGCCGAAGAAGCAAAGGCTGCCTTCGATAAGATCATTGCCAACGCCAAGGCCTATAAGGTCGATGCTGAAATCATCGGTGTACAGGTTCAGCAAATGCTGACTGGCGGTCTCGAAGTGATTATCGGCGCAGTATCGGATGATAGTTTCGGCAAGCTTGTTGCCTTTGGTCTTGGCGGCGTTCTGGTCGAGGTTCTGAAGGACATCACCTTCCGGCTTGCGCCGGTAACGAACGACGAAGCCCTGTCGATGCTTGATAGCATTCAGGCCGCAGAAATGCTGAAGGGCGTGCGTGGCGGTGAACCCGTCAACCGCGAAGCACTCGCTGACCTGATCGTGCGCGTCTCGAAGCTCGTGGACGATTATCCAGAGATTTCCGAACTCGATCTCAATCCGGTTTTTGCCACAAAGGAAGGCGCAATTGCTGCCGACGTGCGTATTGTCATCGATTACAACCAGACAAAGCCACGCCACCGGCCGAGCCAGGAAGAAATTCTGAAATCCATGAACCGTATCATGCGTCCGAAGGCCGTTGCCGTGATTGGCGCATCGGCAGAGGACGGCAAGATCGGCAACTCCGTGATGAAGAATCTTATCAACGGAGGGTATAAGGGGCAGATATACCCCATTCATCCAAAGGCCGAAGAGATTCTCGGTTACAAAGCATATAAAAGCGTCAAGGATGTAACTGGCGATATCGATACGGCTGTTTTTGCAATTCCCGCCAAATTCGTCGCCGGTGCGCTGGCGGAATGCGGCGAAAAGAAAATTCCCGGCGCGGTGCTGATACCATCAGGCTTTGCCGAAGCGGGCGAACCTGAACTTCAGGACGAAATCGTCAAGATTGGCCGTAAATATAATATCCGCCTGATGGGCCCGAACATTTATGGCTTCTATTATACGCCTGAGAACCTGTGCGCGACGTTCTGTACGGCCTATGACGTCAAGGGCTCGGCGGCATTGTCATCGCAGTCGGGCGGTATCGGCATGGCGATCATCGGCTTTTCGCGATCCGCTAAAATGGGCGTATCGGCGATCGTTGGCCTTGGCAACAAGTCTGATATCGATGAAGACGATCTGCTCACGTTCTTTGAACAGGATGACAACACGCGGATCATCGCCCAACACCTTGAGGATTTGAAAGACGGGCGGGCTTTTGCCGAAGCGGCAAAACGTGTCGCGAAGAAAAAGCCAATCGTCGTACTCAAGGCAGGACGCACATCCGCCGGTGCCAAGGCAGCATCATCCCATACGGGTGCTCTTGCCGGTAACGACAAGATCTATGAAGACGTTTTCAAACAGGTCGGTGTTATTCGCGC
This sequence is a window from Phyllobacterium sp. T1293. Protein-coding genes within it:
- a CDS encoding thiamine pyrophosphate-binding protein, whose translation is MTIVTKVEKATSTAEDTLKRKVRDGSVVSGGHLVAKALKNEGVDTIFTLCGGHIIDIYDGCIDEGIRIIDVRHEQVAAHAADGYARQTGKLGCVVTTAGPGCTNAVTGIATAFRSESPVLHIGGQGALSQHKMGSLQDLPHVDMMTPITKFAAGVSSTERIADMISMAARECFSGASGPSYLEIPRDVLDREIPIEKAVIPQPGRYRASTYSIGDPADIERLADVLVNAERPAILFGQQVFTSGSTDAAVELLRGLDIPGYFNGASRGTLPIGDPHHFDRTRGFAFSNADVIVVIGTPFDFRMGYGKRISKDLTLVQIDQDYRTVGKNRDINLGLVGHPGAILSAVLQAASGRIDKGKRQARQQWMKTLEEQEAIAYEKVLPLLKSDQSPIHPYRVAYELNEFLGEDTIYIGDGGDVVTISAQAVRPRNPGQWMDPGALGSLGVGTGFALGAKLAHPGKEVLCYYGDGAFSMTAFDMETCDRFHAPYLAVIGNNSSMNQIRYGQVAKYGEERGNVGNKLGDVEFSKFAHMLGNHGEEVRDASQIQPALQRAREAIAKTGRSAVVNIWVDPNEYAPGTKNQTMYK
- a CDS encoding acetate--CoA ligase family protein, with the protein product MLDKTVVRNVLETARAEGRQALTAPEGKLICDAYGIAVPQEGVAVSAGEAASLASGMGYPVVMKIVSPDILHKTEAGGVVVGVKSAEEAKAAFDKIIANAKAYKVDAEIIGVQVQQMLTGGLEVIIGAVSDDSFGKLVAFGLGGVLVEVLKDITFRLAPVTNDEALSMLDSIQAAEMLKGVRGGEPVNREALADLIVRVSKLVDDYPEISELDLNPVFATKEGAIAADVRIVIDYNQTKPRHRPSQEEILKSMNRIMRPKAVAVIGASAEDGKIGNSVMKNLINGGYKGQIYPIHPKAEEILGYKAYKSVKDVTGDIDTAVFAIPAKFVAGALAECGEKKIPGAVLIPSGFAEAGEPELQDEIVKIGRKYNIRLMGPNIYGFYYTPENLCATFCTAYDVKGSAALSSQSGGIGMAIIGFSRSAKMGVSAIVGLGNKSDIDEDDLLTFFEQDDNTRIIAQHLEDLKDGRAFAEAAKRVAKKKPIVVLKAGRTSAGAKAASSHTGALAGNDKIYEDVFKQVGVIRARSLRQLLEFARGIPVMPAPKGENVVIITGAGGSGVLLSDACVDNGLNLMAMPDDLDAAFRKFIPPFGAAGNPVDITGGEPPLTYKNTVKLGLEDDRIHSLILGYWHTIVTPPMVFAKLMVEVKEEMAAKGIEKPMVASLAGDVEVEEAAEYLYQHGIPAYAYSTELPVEVLGAKYKWARGAGLL
- the oxlT gene encoding oxalate/formate MFS antiporter encodes the protein MTQAVKEGFQSQPVSDGFRWGQLAVGVVCMVMIANLQYGWTFFVPEITKQFGWGRSEIQWAFTLFVLFETWLVPIEGWFVDKYGPKIVILFGGILCAIGWVINSYADTMFLFCIGQAVAGIGAGAVYGTCVGNALKWFPDRRGLASGITAAGFGAGSALTVWPIQATIANYGFQNAFLTFGLGQGIIIVLLSFFLFAPKPGQVPEATNKGPIIQSRRQYSPSEVLKHPIFWLMYVMFVAVGAGGLVVTANLAPMAKDYGVADIPMWLGIPALTLAATLDRLLNGVTRPFCGWVSDKIGRENTMFIAFGVEAIGIYLLYLYAGNPVMFVILSGLVFFAWGEIYSLFPSTCTDTFGSKYAATNAGLLYTAKGTAALLVPFGTALAANGNWNSVFIIGVVLNAGAALAALLILKPWRAGIIRKTQESALQPAQ
- the frc gene encoding formyl-CoA transferase, which codes for MTKALEGVRILDFTHVQSGPTCTQLLAWFGADVIKVERPGVGDITRGQLRDVPDADSLYFTMLNHNKRSITLDTKNESGKTVLEELIRNCDVLVENFAPGALDRMGFTWERVQELNPAMIVASIKGFGPGPYQDCKVYENVAQCTGGAASTTGFRDGLPLVTGAQIGDSGTGLHLCLGIVTALFQRTKTGRGQKVSAAMQDGVLNLCRVKLRDQQRLAHGPLNEYSQFGEGIEFGESVPRAGNDSGGGQPGRILKCKGWETDPNAYIYFITQAPVWEAICDVIGEPEWKTHPDYAKPGARLPRLNAIFARIEEWTMTKDKFEVMALLNDRDIPCGPILSMKEIAEDQSLRATGTIVEVEHPVRGNYLSVGNPIKLSDSPTDVTRSPLLGEHTEEILRDVLKFDNRFIDDLQKSGALGDPQKIAAE